From Chryseobacterium sp. IHB B 17019, one genomic window encodes:
- a CDS encoding MGH1-like glycoside hydrolase domain-containing protein, whose product MIAEKQRLQDTDWKNWGPYVSNRQWGNVREDYSSNGDAWNFANHSTAESYAYRWGEEGIAGISDAKQLFCFALSFWNKKDKMIKERFFGLSNPQGNHGEDIKEIFYYLDNTPTHSYMKMVYKYPINAFPYEDIRAENARRSKKEPEYEIFDTGIFDNDEYFDIFIEYAKANQDDILVRVTVCNRSQNDAPIVVAPTVWFRNNWKWGYNTYKGGTNASQEGCIDIIHDSISIKKFYSKNINVESVFCDNETNNPKLHGAPYPGNTYFKDGINDYIIYGSNTINPEKRGTKAAFLIDEIIEARQSKTFDFRLSPNDLDEPFYQFDEIFEVRIDEANEFYNEIQQDINDDDEKNVQRQAFAGLLWNKQFYHYNVGKWLKGDPNYEAPRDFNNYVRNTEWNHLHNKDIISMPDKWEYPWYATWDLAFHCVPFAIIDAEFAKGQLLLLTKEWYMHPNGQLPAYEWNLSDVNPPVHAWSCFRVFKIDEKHNGKPDLLFLEKVFQKLLLNFTWWVNRKDKNGKNIFGGGFLGLDNIGAFDRNMILKDGQHLEQADGTSWMAMYALNMMRIAMELAQYYQVYEDMAIKFFEHYLYIAEAMENLGEGTKGLWNEEDGFFYDVLQLGNGDSVSLKLRSIVGLIPMFAVEIVDHKLLEKMPNFRERMDWVLKNKPELTKLVSHWDEEGHGRKHLMSILRKTRLTKVLSRMLDENEFLSSYGIRAMSKVYEENPFVFSVHGNENMVYYTPAESDSRMFGGNSNWRGPIWFPINFLIVESLQRFHFYYGNSMKVELPTGSGEKKNLDEVAQNIGKRLCSIFLKDEYGQRPFNGGNAKFNYDENFKDYITFFEYFHGDNGRGVGASHQTGWTATVAKLLKPRMTI is encoded by the coding sequence ATGATTGCTGAAAAACAAAGATTACAAGATACTGACTGGAAAAACTGGGGGCCTTACGTAAGTAACCGCCAATGGGGAAATGTACGTGAAGATTACAGCTCAAACGGTGATGCCTGGAATTTCGCTAATCATAGTACTGCAGAAAGCTACGCCTACCGCTGGGGCGAAGAAGGAATTGCGGGAATCTCCGATGCAAAGCAGCTCTTCTGTTTTGCACTTTCGTTCTGGAATAAGAAAGATAAGATGATAAAAGAGCGCTTTTTCGGGCTGAGCAATCCTCAGGGAAATCACGGGGAAGACATCAAAGAAATCTTTTATTACCTGGATAATACACCTACTCACAGCTATATGAAAATGGTGTACAAATATCCTATCAATGCCTTTCCATATGAAGATATCCGTGCCGAAAATGCCAGACGCAGCAAAAAAGAACCGGAATACGAAATTTTCGATACCGGAATTTTTGATAATGATGAATATTTTGATATTTTTATTGAATATGCAAAGGCCAACCAAGATGATATCTTAGTGAGAGTCACGGTTTGTAACAGAAGCCAGAATGACGCTCCTATTGTGGTAGCACCCACCGTTTGGTTCAGGAATAACTGGAAATGGGGCTACAACACTTACAAAGGTGGGACAAATGCTTCACAGGAAGGCTGTATTGATATTATACACGACAGTATTTCCATTAAAAAGTTTTATTCGAAGAACATCAATGTGGAAAGTGTTTTCTGCGATAATGAAACCAACAATCCAAAGTTGCACGGCGCTCCATATCCGGGAAATACTTATTTTAAAGATGGAATTAATGATTATATAATTTACGGAAGCAACACCATAAATCCTGAAAAAAGAGGAACGAAGGCTGCATTTTTAATTGATGAAATAATTGAGGCAAGACAATCTAAAACGTTTGATTTCAGACTATCACCTAACGATCTTGATGAGCCTTTTTATCAATTTGATGAGATTTTCGAAGTTAGAATTGACGAAGCCAATGAATTTTATAATGAAATTCAACAGGATATCAATGATGATGACGAAAAAAACGTTCAGAGACAAGCTTTTGCTGGACTTCTTTGGAATAAGCAATTCTATCATTACAATGTCGGAAAATGGCTGAAAGGAGACCCGAATTATGAAGCTCCGAGAGATTTTAATAATTATGTAAGAAATACAGAGTGGAACCATCTCCATAATAAAGACATTATCTCAATGCCTGATAAATGGGAATATCCCTGGTATGCAACCTGGGACTTGGCCTTCCATTGTGTGCCGTTTGCGATTATTGATGCGGAATTTGCGAAAGGACAGCTTCTTTTATTAACCAAAGAATGGTACATGCATCCAAACGGACAGCTCCCTGCCTACGAATGGAACCTGAGTGATGTAAATCCGCCTGTCCATGCCTGGTCTTGCTTCAGGGTCTTTAAAATTGATGAAAAACATAATGGAAAACCGGATCTTTTATTTTTAGAAAAAGTTTTCCAGAAATTACTTTTAAATTTCACCTGGTGGGTTAACAGAAAAGATAAAAACGGTAAAAATATCTTCGGAGGAGGCTTTCTGGGACTCGATAACATCGGTGCTTTTGACCGAAATATGATTTTGAAGGACGGACAGCACCTTGAGCAGGCCGACGGAACAAGCTGGATGGCGATGTATGCTTTGAATATGATGCGAATTGCTATGGAACTGGCTCAGTATTATCAAGTTTATGAGGATATGGCGATCAAGTTTTTTGAACATTACCTTTATATCGCCGAAGCGATGGAAAATCTTGGTGAAGGTACAAAAGGACTTTGGAACGAGGAAGACGGATTTTTCTATGATGTATTACAGCTTGGAAATGGTGACAGTGTTTCATTGAAATTAAGAAGTATTGTTGGTTTAATTCCTATGTTTGCGGTGGAGATTGTCGATCATAAACTATTAGAAAAAATGCCTAATTTCCGTGAGAGGATGGATTGGGTTTTGAAGAATAAACCTGAACTGACAAAGCTTGTTTCACATTGGGATGAGGAGGGCCACGGAAGAAAACATCTGATGAGCATTCTCCGTAAAACCCGATTAACAAAAGTTCTTTCAAGAATGCTGGATGAAAATGAGTTTTTAAGCTCGTACGGAATTCGCGCCATGTCGAAAGTGTATGAAGAAAACCCGTTTGTTTTTTCTGTTCATGGGAATGAAAATATGGTGTATTATACTCCTGCAGAGAGTGACAGCCGGATGTTTGGCGGAAACAGCAACTGGAGAGGCCCGATTTGGTTCCCTATCAATTTTTTGATTGTTGAGAGCTTACAGAGATTTCATTTTTATTATGGAAACAGCATGAAAGTGGAGCTTCCGACGGGAAGTGGCGAGAAGAAAAACCTGGATGAAGTCGCACAAAACATCGGAAAAAGGCTGTGCTCTATTTTCTTAAAGGATGAATACGGGCAAAGACCATTCAACGGTGGAAATGCGAAGTTTAATTATGATGAAAATTTTAAGGATTACATTACTTTCTTTGAATATTTCCATGGAGATAACGGCCGAGGAGTTGGTGCCTCCCATCAGACAGGATGGACGGCGACGGTCGCGAAATTATTAAAACCTAGAATGACTATATAA